From one Lolium rigidum isolate FL_2022 chromosome 4, APGP_CSIRO_Lrig_0.1, whole genome shotgun sequence genomic stretch:
- the LOC124706580 gene encoding chitinase 2-like yields the protein MSSPRAQSLARAATAILAVLVAALATAARAQMCGSQAGGALCANCLCCSEWGYCGSTDQYCGAGCQSQCDGTCAPPPPRPPSPGPGLGSILSRELFEEMLLHRNNAACPARGFYTYDRFLEAAAKFPEFAEGLSTDTRKREVAAFLGQTSHETTGGWPTAPDGPYAWGYCFNREVNPWSDYCDASNTDWPCVPGKRYYGRGPMQLSWNYNYGQAGLALGLDLLGNPDLVETDDMVSFETALWFWMTPQGNKPSSHAVITDQWTPTPADIAANRVPGYGVITNIINGGLECGIGPDPRVADRIGFYKRYCDLLGVSYGPNLDCDNQKSFAWGLSAGLAAQQ from the exons ATGTCCTCACCGAGAGCTCAGAGTTTGGCGAGAGCGGCGACGGCCATTCTGGCCGTGCTGGTCGCAGCGCTCGCCACGGCCGCTCGAGCCCAGATGTGCGGCTCCCAGGCCGGCGGAGCTCTGTGCGCTAACTGCCTCTGCTGCAGCGAGTGGGGGTATTGCGGCAGCACCGACCAGTACTGCGGCGCTGGCTGCCAGAGCCAGTGCGACGGCAcctgcgcccccccccccccccgccccccctCCC CCGGCCCGGGCTTGGGGTCGATCTTGTCCAGGGAGCTCTTTGAGGAGATGCTCCTCCACCGCAACAACGCCGCGTGCCCGGCCCGCGGGTTCTACACCTACGACAGGTTCCTCGAGGCCGCCGCCAAGTTCCCGGAGTTCGCGGAGGGGCTGAGCACCGACACGCGAAAGAGAGAGGTGGCCGCGTTCCTTGGCCAGACGTCCCACGAGACCACCGGCGGGTGGCCGACGGCGCCTGACGGCCCCTACGCATGGGGCTACTGCTTCAATCGGGAGGTCAACCCGTGGTCTGACTACTGCGACGCCAGCAACACGGACTGGCCATGCGTGCCTGGCAAGCGGTACTACGGCCGCGGGCCCATGCAGCTCTCATGGAACTACAACTACGGCCAGGCGGGGCTCGCGCTCGGCTTGGACCTGCTGGGCAACCCGGACCTGGTGGAGACGGACGACATGGTGTCGTTCGAGACGGCGCTCTGGTTCTGGATGACCCCGCAGGGGAACAAGCCGTCGTCCCACGCCGTCATCACCGACCAGTGGACCCCTACGCCCGCCGACATCGCCGCCAACCGCGTTCCGGGCTACGGCGTCATCACCAACATCATCAACGGCGGCCTCGAGTGCGGCATCGGCCCCGACCCCCGTGTCGCCGACCGCATCGGCTTCTACAAGCGCTACTGCGACCTCCTCGGCGTCAGCTACGGGCCCAACCTCGACTGCGACAACCAGAAGTCCTTCGCCTGGGGGCTCTCGGCTGGGCTCGCCGCGCAGCAGTGA